CACCTCTTCGAGCGTGCGGCTCCGCCCGTCCTCCAGGCCGAAGCGCAGCTCCAGCACGCGGCGCTCACGGTCGTTCAGCGTCTTGAGCACCTCCCGGACCTGCTCCCGCAGGAGCTGGTGGCTGGCCGCGTCCGCGGGCGCCAGCGCGCCCCGGTCCTCAATGAAGTCGCCCAGGTGGCTATCTTCCTCTTCTCCGATGGGCGTCTCCAGGGAGACGGGCTCGCGTGATATTTTCACAATCTCGCGGACCTTCTCGGAGGTGGTCTCCATGCCCTTGCTGATCTCCTCGCTGGTCGGCTCGCGGCCCAGCTCCTGGACGAGCCGGCGGCTCACCCGCAGGAGCTTGTTGATGGTCTCCACCATGTGCACCGGGATGCGAATAGTCCGGGCCTGATCGGCAATGGCACGCGTGATGGCCTGGCGTATCCACCACGTGGCGTAGGTGCTGAACTTGTACCCCTTGCGGTAGTCGAATTTCTCCACCGCGCGGATGAGGCCGATGTTCCCTTCCTGGATAAGGTCCAGCAGGGACATGCCCCGCCCGATGTACTTCTTGGCGACACTCACCACCAGGCGCAGGTTGGCCTCCGTGAGATGCCGCTGGGCCGCCTCGCCGTCCTCCACCAGGTGTTTCAGGTAGCGGTCAAGCTGCTTCTCCAGGGGACGCAGCTCGTCCATGAACTTGGGGTCGGCGACAATCTCAGCGATATCCGCGAGCGTGGTGTCTCCCCCCACGGCGTTCACGACCTCGGGCGAAAGCAGACGCGTATCAAGGGCTAGCGCGGTGATGAGACGCTCCATGTCCTCCGGGCTTTTGCCCAGAGC
The DNA window shown above is from Dehalococcoidia bacterium and carries:
- the rpoD gene encoding RNA polymerase sigma factor RpoD, translated to MERLITALALDTRLLSPEVVNAVGGDTTLADIAEIVADPKFMDELRPLEKQLDRYLKHLVEDGEAAQRHLTEANLRLVVSVAKKYIGRGMSLLDLIQEGNIGLIRAVEKFDYRKGYKFSTYATWWIRQAITRAIADQARTIRIPVHMVETINKLLRVSRRLVQELGREPTSEEISKGMETTSEKVREIVKISREPVSLETPIGEEEDSHLGDFIEDRGALAPADAASHQLLREQVREVLKTLNDRERRVLELRFGLEDGRSRTLEEVGRDFGVTRERIRQIEAKALRKLRHPSRSKKLKDFLE